TTCTACTTTCTTATTTTACTGTTCTTTCAGCAAAAATCTGGAGTCAGAAGTAACTGAGACCATGCAAGGAGAAAAATCATTCAGTGGCGTCTAAAATTGTGCTAAAGGGATTCGCAGTTCTTTGGAGATATGTGCTGTCTGTCCTCTTTCTGGTTTTCGCTATGTGTTCTATGTGGCAGGCATTTTAGGAATTTCTTAGTTGTACTCACCGTGATCTCTGACCCCCATTTAGATTCCCCGCATGTACTTCCTGCTCGTCAGCCTCTCCTTTACTGACATGTGAGTTTCCCCCATTACAGTTCCCAAGATGATTTCtggtcttataaaggaaagaaaggtaactTCCCTTCAAGGTTGCATCACCCAGATGCTCTTCATTACATCAGTGGAGGAACAGAGTTGATGCTGCTCATAGCTATGGCCTGTGACTGCTACATCGCCATCTGTAAGCCCCTCTATTATCAGACCATCACGAGCCCGAGGACATGCGTTTCACTCTTAGCAGTGGCTGGGACCACTGGAATCATGTATTTAATGATCCAAATTGTATTTGTTGCAAACCTTCAGTTCTGTGGCCACAGTGAAGTAGACAGCGTTTACTGTGATCTTCCTTGGTTTATTAAGCTTGCCTGCACAGTCACATACAGGTTGGATCTCATGGTCACTGCTCCATGTCTCTAGGAACTTTTATCACTTTGATGATCTCCTATGTCTTTATGCTGGTCACTGTTTGGCAACATTCTTCTGGAAGCTCATCCAAGGCTCTCTCTACATTGTCAGCTCATGTCACAACGGTGGTATTGCTTTTTGGCCCATGTACCTTTTTATATTTATGGCCTTTTCTCACAGTGCCTGTAGATAAATTCCCTGCCATTCTTGATGTAATAATTACCCCACTTCTGAACCCTGTAATATATACCTTTAGGAACAAAGAGATGAAGGCAGCAGTGAGAAGGATATACAAGAATCTGTTTTAAGAGTATGGTATCAGCAAAGACAATTTTCTCTAATGTTTCCTAAGTTACAGATAAGAATCTAAAGACACACAGCCCCACACAGGCTTTACTTACTAGTTAAATTGATAACACACAACATTTTCTTAATGTGTTTTCTATTCATAACCAAGTaagatgtattattttaatataatgtgTTGCAATAAAATTTGTTAATATGAAACTCTTTCTATGTTTTTCTACACTCTCCTTGATAAAGAGGGCTCTGGACTGACctattacataataccattctgCACTCTGAGGAAGTATTTCCTTTCTTatatgttgttttggtttttgtagatggagactgctcattcatttcccagctgcccagacccaaataataacgcagaaactgtattaattacaacactgtttggccaatagcttatgcatatttttagttaactcttatatcttaaattaacccatttcagggctggagagatggctcagcagttaagagcactgcctgctcttccaaaggtcccgagttctattcccagcaaccacatggtggctcacaaccatctgtattgagtcCTGAGtcctggtaccctcttctggcctccaggcatacatgcaggcagagtactgagaatgctgtatacataataaataaataaataaataaataaataaataaataaataaataaatctttaaattaacccatttctattaatctgtgaattatcatgaggttgtggcctaccggtaaggttctggctgatggttggtgtctttctcctttggcagctacgtggtgtctccctgattctgcctactttctctctatatctctgtttggatttcctgcctggctttactctcttaaaccattggccaataaaagcaacacatatacagaaggacatctcacatgaGGTTTTATGATGCACAATATGAAGAAATTTGCAATTTTTACACgtttaaaaaagtgtttttaaacagaagtagaattgcatcccttcctccctcctttccttccctctaccCCTTCTCAGGTAAACTTCCTTCAACTCTTCTCACGTCTCTAGCTGTtagcttctgtttctttattattgCTACATACACTTGTATATCTGTATATGCATAACTATATATACAATTGACTGAgtccatttttatgattttttaaaaaaattttgagacTCTGGGTAAGACACTGTGAAATCAGTTGTGATAAATGAGAAAACGAATGAGCATAGCAGACATTAAAGCATCAGCACCTGCCACATTCCTCAGTGTGTATTGCCCTtgcataagaaaaaagaaacagtaatctttaaaaattaccattttatatttttaagatggtCTTTtacatatccctggctgttctggagctcactatgtagacttggccatcctcaaactcacagagatccatctacctctccctcctgaatgctgggcttacaggtataCACCATCACATCCAGTCCTTAAAATTGCTTTTGGTGTTAACCACAGTATCATCCTAAAATTGGATCGCTGAATTACAGGTTTTTATGTGTACTGGCCAGCACTACAGCAAGTACTGATTAGGCCTTCAATTCACTTCACCCCCTTTAAAAACTGCGTTCCAGCAGCGTTGGGGGTTAGAACAACAGAGATCTGGTAAGGAACAAAGATGGTGCTGAGCTTACTTCTCCCATGTGCTCCCTAAGGCCCTGGCTGTAATTTCCCTGTCATGTCTAGGAGACACGATCTTCCTAGTCCTCTGGTTCTAGCAATCTTCCCACACTAGCCtctatgatgttccctgagccacagGTCCACCAGTTTTGTTGTAGAGGTAGCCACGGGGGCCAGCCATTCAATTATTAGCTGCTCTCCACATTGTGACAGTTGTCCTTTTTAAACAATGGTCTCCATCTAcaggaaagagaagcttctttgatgaggggtgagagctacacttacctgtggttATAAGGACAAGTTTTAGGGCACAGTTAGGAGTTATGCTGGCCTAGTAAAGAACTGTAGTGGGTTCTTCTCAAGATTCACGACCTCACTGGCCTTGCTCAGCTGGCTAGGATTACAGTACCTGGCATGAGGTTCCTCCTCCTGAACAGGCTTTAGGtacaattagacagctgttggttgctGCCAGAATATGAGAGCCACCGCTGCAATTTAGGGATGCCTTTACGTGCTGATCAGTGTTATGGTCAAAGGCATCATACCTGGTTAGGACTACTGTTCGTTtccctcctttggcagcttgcctAGCACCTTCCAGGACTGTGGAAGCCAGGGCACAGGAAGGAGGCTGTCAGGTTAGATCCAGCTCTAATCTGAGTCCTGTGTCAGAAATGTATGATGTCTCAATAGTAGAGACTTACCTGCAACCCCCAAGGGGCAACCCAGGGCAACAGCAGTAGCATACCCAACTGTGCTTAAAAGATccatgttcctcctcctccttctttctgattttttgagacagggtttttctgtgtaacagtcctggctggcctggaacttattttatagaccagattggcctggagctcacagaggtccacttgtctctgtctccctgagtgctgggattaaaggcgtgtgccagctcCCCTGTTCCTTCTTACTATTAGACTGAACATTagaaacaatttttcaaaatttcctggaagaaaaagtagaatataatatgtatttaatgtattttttatcgactaaatttctatttctatttttgcaaGCTAATCACTTTGATAATTTCTTCTAGCATGTTAAGTTTATCACTTTGGTATTTTCTTCTAGCATTTAAAACACACCATTGAAGAGCCACATGTGATCGCTCATGCCtataatgtcagcacttgggagagggagGCTTTAAGAAACTGTTGTGtgtctaggtcagtggttctcaaccttcctaatgctgtggtctTTGATATAGTTCCTCTTGTTGTgatgacccacaaccataaaattacttttgttgcttcttcgtaactgtaattttgatactgttatgagttttaaagcaaatatttttggagatagaggtttgtgacccacaggttgagaaccactggtctaggtcAAAAGGGAGTTTTAGACATTTTAACCCCTCCTTCATGCAGGATGCTAGACTTTGTGCATGAAGAGGTTAAGTAGCTCAAATTAGTGAAAGGAATAGTAAAAGATCATGAATTGTGTCTCATGTATGCATGTCactaaatgaaaatagattctacACGAGAGATCATTGCTGGTGTCACTGCTAAAGTTTATGGCATTTCTTTCAGATACTTTTCCTTATTCACTTACTTTAAAAATTGATTGCAGGAATTGGGATTGGATTTAACAGTCAGGGGTGCAAAATAAGGCTGCTCATTTGATGTCTTCaagtcttttattaattttattttaaaacaaatttatgtcatttatttgatatatgtgagtgtatgtaaatGTGCGGGTGCCGTGGTGGATATTGGTggtcagaagaaaacttttgTGACCAGGTATCTCCTGCTAccatgtgggacccagggattgaattcaggcagGACCTCTGGTCTTCCAGTTTGGTGTCAAGTTCCCGAACATCTggtcatctctctggcctttgagtaattgaaaaaaaaatctgtgaaacaTATATCACTTTTCTTAGACTATTTTTCAACAAGAGAGATGGAATAATTTTTTACAGTCTGTAAGCAATTAGGAATAACAATCATTTAAGTTCTAGTATCCTCTACTAAAGAAGTTCTTGGTAGAGAAGATTGGAAATATTTTGGAGGTAGCTGAGCTATAGAGCACTTGCTTATTGTGTATGAGGTCTGGcttgatctccagcactgcagaagcaaaggaaaacaaaacacagcaatagaaatcagaGCAGAAGCATTCCTAGTTCCAAAGCCCCTGAAGAAATTGTCTTACTAGCCACCATGTGAGACACCAGAAAGACTCAGATGAGTTTTTAACTTGTAGAGCTAATGGCCTAAAGCTGGGCTGTGTAGGAACTGGGTTTGAAGAAAGACACAAATCTGAGGCTAGAAGGGTAGGTTAAGCACTCACAGAAGGTGATGAGGTGGAAAACACAATGGGAAAACCAGGAGGGTAGGTTCATGTGTCACAATAAATAAAGCCAGGAGCAtttccagaaagataaaaataatcgAATGGTTTGTTTCCAGTGGGAGAGGGTGGAGAAAGAAGTCCTAATTATCTCATTGTAATTGGTGCTGAGGAGCAGTGGTGAGGAAATGGATGGTATTGGTGAGGAAAATAGttcatatgtttaaaaaaatgtatcattatGAATGGGATAGtagccaaaaaaaagaaaagtatagtaGAAGTTTGATGTTATTAGGATTGCAACGTAATTAATACTATATAAAACCAgcaattattcaaaataaaaactcttcTCTTGTTAATGATATAACTATAAAACTCAGCAACCCTAAATGTTTCtccaccgaagaatggataaagaaaatttggtaatttacacaatggagtactacacagcagtcaaaaatgatgacatcttgaaaatttcaggcaaatgaatggatctaggaaaaaacatattgagtgaggtaacccagacccaggaagacaaatataatatgtattcacacataagtggcttttagatataaagcaaagaaaaaccagtctataGTTCACAACCCCCAAAAAAACTAGACAATGAAGAGAACCATAATAGAGACATACagggatctaaataggaaggagaaaaatacaagatcttctGGATAAATTTGGAGTGtgggagtcatcagagagggtagaaagggagggggaaggagggagtgggtaaaaatgtatagcacaataaaataaataaataaaacacagccaCCCAAGACACACCAGCAAAACACTCCAGAATGTAGTGGGGGTGACTGTGtacagaagacaaaaataaatgactttattttaacaTGTTTCCATTCTGCAGCAAAATTTCCTGTGTTGAATTTAGGAAACATGACTCTCTACTTCCCAACTTGCCACTCCTTAAATTCTTAGATGCCTTTGTTTGTATAACTCAATTAAGGCTGAGGTTATATCAATAAATAGTCACGGAGAGCTAGGCATGGAAAACGGGTCTACTCTCTGTGACTAAAATGGTTAGGTGATccttatattgtttatttttatttcttattgtgtgtgtgtatgcacatatctgtgtgtgcatgtgcacgcgtgcCTGTGTATGTCTGATATCAAGGTGAATACCTCCCTCTGCTGTTCTCCACTTAATTTTTTGGGAAAAGATGAGCTGTGAAATGCCTTCTGAAGGACTCTGTTTTTTAGGGTTGTCAATTCTTTCTATGAAACCCTGGCTCCGAAGATTCTGAAAATAACGAGGAGCAGTTAATTCATCCTTGGATAGTGATTGCCATCGTTACTACATTctgtatgttatttttttatacaatGTTCAGTGACTGAATGCTGTTATGGTTCCTGGCTTAAAAAgatatctgtctgcttctgcttcccaagtgctgggattaaagatgtacaccaccgtGTCTGGTCTGAACTTGTACTGTCTATAGTGTAGATGGGCTGcagactcacagcaatcctcatgcctcagcccccaccccagtTTCCAAGATTACACACGTGGGCCACTATACTCTATGGATTTTCCTTTTAATACAATGTTCTGGTTGCAAATTATGTAATTATGCTAAAAAGAATtaggaaaatatgaagaaaatctcAATAATATTTTTGCCAAAACTAGTAACAAAGAGGCAtgcttaaatttaaatataaggattaataaattataaagatgtctattttataaatacatttcataGCTCTAGCAAGATCTCAAAGtaaggctttttaatttttctcttgtggtgttaggaaccaaatccaggacCTCCTACATGCTGGGAAAGTTATACCACTGAGATATGTCTCTCATTCcaagaaaataattacatttatttatagtttagttttataagaaaattttattcattattctatAGTATTTAAGCATAAAGCTGTCTTAATGTATGGCAaggtttaaaatacattaatcaagatatgagttaaaataaatatacatctaTTTCATAACCTGAACATATTCAGTATGTACAttagctgtctctccctctgAAGTAGTCCTGATTGTAAACAGCGCTTCCCTGCTGTCAGTGACTGCCCCCTAGTGGACATTTAGTAAGATCTCACGTAACTTCATGAAATCCCATAGGAGCAGGTCTAAACACACCTCAGGACACACACAGACTCCCACCAACAAACACTCCTCCACACCAGTGCTGATTGTGTCAAGGGATTTATTAgcccttgggggaaaaaaaaggaatcaaCTCTCATTTTATAAGTAGTTTCCCTTCCAATTCTGAAACAAATTTTACCAAACAGCAAATAATGATTTAAAGGAGTCGTCAAAAATAACAGTTGAGTGTAGTAAATTTCTTGCTCACCACATATACCATTAGGCTAGGCTTTGAAATGAACTCATATTTTTTGTtgtgagttattttatttttttaaaaaagaaaacaaaataccttttctcattttacataccaatcccagttcctactccctccccttctcccattccctctccctccttccccctccactcctcagagagggtaaggcccatTGCCTaggagaaggtccaaggccctccctactatatctaggctgagcaaggtatctatccaaagagaatggattccccaaaagccagtacaagcagtagggataaatcctggtgccacggCCAGTGGCCTCGCAGTCTGCCCCactcatacaactgtcacccacattcagagggtctagtttgttCCTGTGCTGATGAACTCATGTTTTATGATAATTTCTTCTATGtgaccctcttcctcctcctcctccttctttttcttcttcttcttttgattttcgagacagggtttctccgtagcttttttggttcctgtcctggaactagctcttgtagaccaggctggccttgacctcacagatatccacctgcctctgcctcccgagtgctggcattaaaggcatgcgccaccaccgcccagctatgtgACCCTCTTCTAGTGGGATCTGTAgttcagtttttaaatgtatCACTTGCTCAACCTATACCAATGGTACTATTTTCTTCAAGCACTCCTGAAACCTTAGTGCATGACTAGAATAAATTTTGGTAAAAACAGGTAAGTTTTAGCTTTTGATCTTTCTGTGTCAGGAGCTTATTTTCGATGCTAACTAAGAAGATGCTAGAAGTTCAAAGTGGTAGCCCATCTTGACGTTTTCTTTCAGGTAGCAGTTCTTCCTGGTGTCAGCCTCAAGTTATTGCATTTTCATCAGTGAGAGCATATAATCTAGGTGTTGAACCCCTGGCTCATCACGATGTATGATATTGCTAGGAATGGTGCACACATTGTACAAATCTTAGGGATGCCCCTGACATTTCATGGGACCTTTCCTGCAAACCTTTTATGACATTTTCCTGTAGTGCCTAAGATAGCCCCATACTCTCCCCATTGCCACTTTCATGTCTTTGTTCCTGAATGTATAGATGACTGGGTTCAAAAAGGGAGTGATAAACGCATCAAAAATAGCAAGATATTTATCCAGGTGTGAGGTTGGTGAAGGCCACGTATAGAAAAACATCAGTGGCCCAAAGAATAAGATGACCACAGTGACATGGGCTGAAAGAGTTGAGAGGGCCTTAGACAATCCGCCAGCAGAATGTTTCCAAACAGTGAACAGAATGAAAATGTAGGAAATCACCAGTAAGAGAAAGGAGCCCACAGAAATGAGGCCACAATTGACAGTTACCATGAGCTCAAGCTCTTGAGTGTTCATGCAGGCAAGTCGCAGGAGTCGGGGGAGGTCACAATAAAAACTGTCCAGTGTATCAGGACCACAGAAAGGCAAGCCTACCACAAACACCAATTGTACCACTGAGTGAGTGAGGCCAATGACCCAGGAAGTGACTAAAAAGAACAGACACACTCGTGGGCTCATGATGATCAGGTAGTGCAGAGGCTTACATATGGCCACATACCTgtcaaaagccatggctatgAGCAGCACCATCTCAGTGCCCCCAACTGCATGACTGAAGAAAATCTGAGTGATACAGCCCCAGAAGGAGATGGTTTTGTGGTTCTTGAAAATGTCACAGATCATCTTGGGAGCTGTAATTGAGCAGAATATCATGTCAATGACCGAGAGATTAGCCAAGAGAAAGTACAGGGGGGACTTTAGATGGGCATCCAAGGTTACAGTGAGCACAATGACAAGGTTGCCGAACATGCTCGCCAGGTAGAACAAGAAGgtgaagatgaaaagaaaaagttgaatcTCCCATACATTGGTCATCCCGAGGAACACAAACTCGGACACTACAGAGTGGTTCATCCCAAACATTGCTTCGGATGTCAGAGTCAGCATTCGTATTTCCTGAGGGAAAAACGAAAATGAGAACAGTTGACTTAGGCAAGAGTTAGTGTTTGAGAAAGAAAGCCTGTAGCGATGGAagcaattattaaattaaaattatgcaCAGCAAAATACTCTTTGTCACATGCATGCTTGCTTCCTCTTAGATGGGCCAGCTGATTTCCACATGGTGGCATAATTTTCAAAGCTATTGCTAGAGCGTCCCCACCTCTAGAcctgtttcttctctgttgttGCTTGATATTAAGtgaatattttccatttcctcttgtcCAGGATATTCTACCCGGATGACAAAAAGGCCATTTTTAGATCCCTTTGACCACAGTTTCTTATGAATTGAGATGATTTTGGCTATTCACATGAGCTATCTAACAATACGCATGCATGGTATACAGCTTTAAAAGTCCCTACACTTATTTTTTGTCACTCACACTTTAaacatttgtcctttttcttcgaCTTCCAAAATTTCTGTCATTGTATTATACATTACACAAAGTCCAAGTCTCAAACTGCAGGTAACCATGCTCTGATTTGTGAAATCATAGTCCGACAGAATCTTCACACACTCAATGATTTGTCCTGGCCAACTTGACCCAagatagagtcatctgagaggaggaaacctcaactgagaaaatactttcTTAAGACCAGGCAGTAGGCAAacctttagggcattttcttgactagcgattgatgggggaggacccagttcTGGgtgggaggtcctgggttctaacaGCAAGCAGGTTGAACATGCCATAAAGACTAAGCctgtaagcagtactcctccagtgcttctgtatcagctcctgcctccaggttcctgccttgtttgatttcctgtcctgacatccttTGATGATAAATAATGACATGGGAAGTGTaagcaaataaatcctttcttccccaacttgcttccAGCCATGATGTTTCATTACAGTGGTAGTGACCCTAGCTGAGACAGCTCTGCTAGTGATAAGTTTATTTTGTCATTCATAATTGTATAACTGTCCATTTCTTGAACTGAAATGTAACTTCTCGCTGGAGGTGCTGCCCAGAGGTAGAGTACTTTGTTAGCATGTGCGAGGCCTACGTTTGATCACTGGAACATCAAATGAAACATAGTTTATCTGGTATGGAAATCAAgttttgttcatatgtgtggtTTCTGCCACCATCATGTCACTAACAGGGACACTCACCAGCCTGATGACAAGTGCTTCATGCTTGCTGAGTGAAGGAATAAATTCACGGGACTGCAGGCTGACATTAGAGTTGAGAGTCTATCACAAGCCAGTCGGCTTCAGACCAATAGTGTGTAAATAGCACGCCAACCAGAGGATCCCAAGATCCCAAGATCAttcctgtacttttttttttaactacatagAGATAAGTTGTATGGGAAAATTCTgttgtaaaataataatgaagccTCAGTCACACTTAAAAAAGTCAATCAAAGGCATCTAATGTTTCAAAATGAAGGAAGTCATTTTGCTTTCTAACCAATATTCACTTTCAATAAAGTCTGTGGTCTAAAGGGTTGTGAGCCGAGATAAACCACCCTCTGTTGTAGATCTAATATAGATCTGCACACCCACTTGACTCCTCACAAAAATTCATAATTCTTCAAAATAGACTTGAATTGGGTAAAAGAATGGCAAATAAAACATTGGTAGGAAAGAGCCGgattgtctgtgtgtgcttggggaCAGGGTGATTTCTGAGTTATAAAGAGCATAGAAGCGACTAAGGCCAGCGGTCACATCACAGCATGGGAAGAAGAGGACAGTAGTTCTTTAGGGATCAGGAACAGGTGCTGCAGGTGGATGGTGAGATGATTTACACAGAAGCAGATATCACCAAACATCATGAAACTTTACACTGGAATCAGTTCCACAGTCTCTCAATAAATGTTCTTCACAATAAACAACTTTTCAGCTCTCTTTTTATTTACTAGGctcttctggggactgaacccaggtccttgtgcatgCTTTAAAAACAAGCGCTTTACCATTGAGCTATTTCCTCAGCCCCACAAGTAGCTTTTAAATTGGTTTCTGATCACTGTTGTAAGAAATGGTTACAAAATTTGGGCCTTAAAACAGCTGTCctgagccagatggtggtggcacaggcgtttaatcccagcattcaggaggcagaggtaggcggatctcggtaagtttgaggccagcctggtctataagagatagtt
The Microtus pennsylvanicus isolate mMicPen1 chromosome 2, mMicPen1.hap1, whole genome shotgun sequence DNA segment above includes these coding regions:
- the LOC142844921 gene encoding olfactory receptor 4F15-like produces the protein MLTLTSEAMFGMNHSVVSEFVFLGMTNVWEIQLFLFIFTFLFYLASMFGNLVIVLTVTLDAHLKSPLYFLLANLSVIDMIFCSITAPKMICDIFKNHKTISFWGCITQIFFSHAVGGTEMVLLIAMAFDRYVAICKPLHYLIIMSPRVCLFFLVTSWVIGLTHSVVQLVFVVGLPFCGPDTLDSFYCDLPRLLRLACMNTQELELMVTVNCGLISVGSFLLLVISYIFILFTVWKHSAGGLSKALSTLSAHVTVVILFFGPLMFFYTWPSPTSHLDKYLAIFDAFITPFLNPVIYTFRNKDMKVAMGRVWGYLRHYRKMS